The Manduca sexta isolate Smith_Timp_Sample1 chromosome 20, JHU_Msex_v1.0, whole genome shotgun sequence DNA segment TGGTGGTAAATCGCAACGGTTGGACTTtacgtataataatttaaaactaccgTCACAGAAAGTAACAAAGGTGAAACTGGCTATTTATCCACAGGTCAACCTCCGGAGCGTGTGTTGATGAACAAGTCCCAATACTTGTACTTCGACCCGCGCTCGGGGTACATGAGCGAGCCGGAGGGCCCGCGGCCGGCCGCGTGGAGCGACGCGTACGACAGTGACGTCACGGCCGGCCCGCGCCGGCGCACCGCCTCCGTGCAGGACGACCGGAGAGTCAGCGACGTCACGACACACTACATGCCAGCCAATAAGTgaatacattcatatttatattttcatacattgaTCTGAtggtattttgattattttacgtTAGGTCATTTCgtctatagaaaaaaaattgagaaatgTACCGATGTTTcttaaagttttatttgtaaatccttttcaaaatttaaaatttgcatgAGGATATAAATGGCACTATTGCTTTTCAAAAGCCgaccaacaataaaatattcacactTAAAAAGCCGAGTGGATTTGCAACTAGTCTCGTCCATAGTCCATTTAAAAAAAGgcctatttataataattgaccGTCGAGGTGATCTCACAGTAGccgaaattcgaccgtcgaatttcatatatttgtaacacataagTACATAAATGTTACTTTTATGCAGTAATTCTCTACAAGAGTCTCTTGACGTGGAACAAAGTTATTActttacgtattaatatatagaaatctttaaaaagtaaatttgttaCAGATTCAGCACTTTAGCCTCAGCCAGAGCAAGCCAGGAAGTGTACAAAAACCAACCAGGCAGAATTGAAGATTACGTACCGGGAAGATCCTCTGTTGTCGATAAAGAAGCAAAACAGGTACACAACTACATTAAATATGTACACAAGTTGTCGCAATTATTCATCTCATGgtttgaaatgtaaatatggCTTTATTAAAAGTTGGATCATTATAACTATTTGGTTGGATATTACTATACTCATCACAGGAATTTCGTCTATTTTTCACGACTTGCGTGCTTACATACGAATGTGGTATACCTTTTTTTACACATTACCAACGGAAATTGGCGTCAATGGGATATCATTTACTGTAACTTTAttcataaagatattttttccaACTAACCCACACGAGtctcgataaaattatttatatatattttaatattttttcttttctagtGGTGGGACGAGGTCATGGACATATTTGACGGGGTACGGAACCTTTTTACTCTATCGTATATGTGTAACGTACCGTGTGTATATGTTTTAACTCAGTAATAACTGTGTATATTCTCAAAGATCTTGCTCTTTTATCTCCTACTAAATCCGTAAGGTGATGTTGCTTACTTACTAAATTAAAGCAGCAGTCGCTACAATATTCTCTCTTttacgatttaaaaatataagtatattacgTCTAATGGTTTCAAAAATCATAAGGCTGTATTTACATTGGACATTGTAAATAATGGTGATGGAAATTGGTAACTTAATTTTATCGAATACAtccatattcatatttttcattaacagTGTAACAGGATGTTGAGCGCTCTCACAATATGattgaaatatttctaattCGATACATATAATTATTCCATTTAATAAGTGGTTGTTGTGTTGTGCAATATGCCATTGTACGAATGATTAGAATTGTAAGGATGGTGTCATATTGCCGTCTACTTGTACATAAAGCTCTATACTGACAACTAATGCGTGTGTTCACATCGGCGGCGGCGTGGCTAACAGTGGCTAGACGACAACTCCCCTCTGCCTCCTTACACCACATTGCTAGCACGCGCCATACAGAAGAGTGTAAGGTCCCCGGTTATCATGCTATGCCTTGTTTGTTGTGCTAGATCACCTACCATAGACACTGCATTTGGAGGTTTGAACTCAAAAAAATTTGGTATCCGGCTGCGAGGACCAAATCTGAATGCCtaaatgtttttacttattcGTTTGCGCATTGACTACGacaaagacaaaataaatagcGCCATTTAGTGGCAATAACCTGAAGCTGTTTTAATTCCATGTACAGACTGCAGCTAATATGATTTGATTAGTAGAAAAACTAAGAAAACTCCCTTTGCCTGTAATGCGATTATTTTGATACTCATGACGTCAAGCGTagaataaaaaggttttaaaaactTACTAACGGCATACATTTTTGAATACCACGACCATTATTGTAACACTAATGagctattatatattattattactttccaTTATTTTATACGGTGTCTATAGAAGGTGTACTATGGCTATATCTGCCTGCACGGGCTGCTAAATGTTGTGATGTTTTCTAAATGTACTTTCTATGACCACTACCTCCTACTAGTATATGGCGTTTTTTGTTTCCAAAATATTTGctctttaattttctttgataCAGACTTTTTTATGTACCATGTCTTAAGAGTTTTTTTGCTGTGGTGGGTTGTGGCTTGAAAGATTTTTGAAATGaatcaatgcaataaaaaatattacatattggtaaaaaaaacattatactttTATGACGTATAATCAATTTGATTGTTGTTGTCCCTGATTTTGCATTCTTCATTTCTTATAGAGAGTGATAAGAATTGCATGCTGTCATGTCTGGTGTGATGTCTTATAACAtagaataaacaatatataagtaactattgttaaatattgaccattgttaattaatatacagTGTTTGCTTAAAACGATTTCCAGCTACGGCATGGTAGCTCTTCCCGTTAGTATTgaagaaaactaaataaatacatgtattCAAAGCTATctccataataaaaaatacttccaaCTTCTTTCAAATATACTATGTAGGTACGTTGTTCGTTTTcatgctattattttttattttgaatgttacttcttgtgttttaaatttgtagCATGTGTTGTAAATCGTTCAAACCATTATCGACTATTTAGGcgacaaaactaataaatgtttaatttcataGCAAAACATATCAAGCACAACGTCGTTGCCGCAAGCTTCGCCGAAGGAAAAGAAAAGACATCCACGTCTACTATACTGTCGAAGTCGAACATGGcgaagtaagtatttttaatataaaaaagtaaaatatgttatatacctACGCGtcgcaaaataaaaatctttcattaaTTCTATTCTATGGtctataatttttcaattttaggCCTAATAATGGATCAATACGTATTATATTCGTCGacgaaattatgtttattatatgtatataagagAGAGAcgacctatattatatataagagTTGAATAAATACGCtgatttatcaattttaatgttattcaacCCTAATATGCCTAGGTCTATAGTTTACCTCATCtaataacacaatatatttatagagcGTTAAAAGAGTCTGGGTACGAATCTGACTCGACGCTGATCTTTCGACGTCGCGAGGAGACAGACGCGCCTCTGTCCCCCGCAGAGAGACGAGCCGCGTACAGAGACCTGCAGGCAGGAGGTGAACCGCCCATACGAGGGTTCCGATCACCCGCGCCCCCTAGACAAGGTAAGAAATGTTTACAGTTGATGAAGGATGAATCTTTATGGGAAGTTCAATGTAACGTATAAGTAAATTGTCtaaagacttaaaaaaaacttcaaattacATGAGAATTACATGAGAATTATAATGTTTGACATTGTATCGGCACATACCGGGTACGTGAGGCAGCATCAGATAAAACATGCTTGAGTTGGATTTACACTTTTATTAGGTGAACTCTTGAATGAACTTTCCTTTGACAATACTGTATCAAGTTTTACTGATTTATAGGGATTTCGCTAACGCtcttatgcaaaaaatatattttgtttagttagtGTCCCGATTGGCTATCAATTTTATGCTCTAGTAACTTCTACTATTATCTCCTTCACTTTTGGCAAGCGTTATGTGCCGATACCAATATTATATTACGACtgggtataattttaataaacgtttattgACATAAAAGGCCTTGTGTGACATATGCATGAACTATTAACTTTCGGTGTGGGTTACCAATATGATAACTTTAACAAACTACAGGAGAAACAAATGTGTAGACAATTGCTTTAATTTTCACGTCCCGAacctctattaaaaattataaaaaacgtttGTCGCAAACACCATACAAACCTTAGAGGCCCAAGGTTAGTGCATCAGATGCCTTTTATAACCATAGTACAAATGATTACGCCATTGTTGGCTGTGGCTGCTGAAGGCCGAACTATAATAACACTAACATTTTTGAACTGAGTATATTAGTTTGTACTGCCGCACTCTTCGGGTAAGtacagattttaatttatatcgcATGCTCTATCTCAATAACGTGGTGCTGGAACTTCGGTTGACTGCATAGTAAGGTAAAAGTATCGCATGTGCACTAGTTGCCTCCAAAATTAAACACACGTATAACTTATTGATCACCGCGTTCTTTAGTTCCGTCACGGTCGTTTGTAGTAGTAAACTAGAATGTGCAACAACACCTCCAGTTTCACGATATTATTGCAGGAGCACACGAATCACCTTCTTAAGTATCACATCTAACACGCTATGGAGATTTCACTACAGAAACAGTTCGATCTTCGCAGACGAAACTGAAATCGAATATATTCCGATTTCTCCGACACTGACGAAGATAAGAATCCATAAGAAAACATCTAATCTACATGAAGTTATCTGCTATCCTATAACTTCAGTGGAGCCCGACGTTTTGGCTAATATCAAGAAGAGGTCCTCAAGTTTATTCAATGCTGAAACtgagaattataaaatagactATCCACCAGCGCCACCACGAAGAATTTCATCCAAAAATAGCAGAACTTTAAAATTAGTTACTTCTGCTCCACCTCAAACAATAACTGATATGTCTAAAAAGTCCACAATCCCAACTAAATCAAATGTGGATTTCTtccaaaaagataaaaattaaatcataaaattatctcgaccgaaaatacacacatcataaCTAAAACCAGAACAGATATCAAGCAGAGTGATCAGCATTTATCTAAAGCCCGTATCATGTC contains these protein-coding regions:
- the LOC119189961 gene encoding uncharacterized protein LOC119189961; its protein translation is MLHRPQPANNLSSSSSTSRLPRAQNPTVTLLQKAREGQIPRGSSYLQFEKDSARLPRDRPSPPKGDPVHALRKEYASETEAERSDYERGAARKMADAPKKIEGIRPITKDGMPVALRSEVKDPSRWYKKMYDTIHKNKYDNDYVTIRYKSRRGQPPERVLMNKSQYLYFDPRSGYMSEPEGPRPAAWSDAYDSDVTAGPRRRTASVQDDRRVSDVTTHYMPANKFSTLASARASQEVYKNQPGRIEDYVPGRSSVVDKEAKQWWDEVMDIFDGWLDDNSPLPPYTTLLARAIQKSQNISSTTSLPQASPKEKKRHPRLLYCRSRTWRKR